TACTGGGCCTAGGCTATAAACTTGTacgtgttactgtactgaatacagtaggcaactgtaacacaatggtatttgtgtatcttaaCATAGACAAAGTAAAGTGTTCTGCCACAATATCATGAGCATTACAACAGGGTATGACATCattaggcaataggaatttttcagcttcattataatctcaTAGAACCACTGCTGTATATGCAGCCTACTGTTGACCACATGTTGGTATACAGACAGTATTTCCTTCTCCCACATGGCCTGCTAATAGCCAGACATGGGTGATTTGCTTAGAGTAATGCACTCTAAGCAGTTGTGGCTACTTTTAAGAGAACTTTCTTGTCAGGTGAGATGTATTTAAACCAGGGACAGATGGGCCAAGGGAGAAACTTAACAGCTATGGCTGAAATTCATGTGTATTCTACAACTGCCATGGCCATTTAATTCAGTAAATATGCGAGTTTTTTATCATATGCCAAGCATTGTTCATAATTAACAGGACAAAACCCCAAACCTTTGCCTTTTTAGAGCCTACAGTCTAGAATAAGGAGAGAAACAACAGCATGCCAGAAGGTGGTAAGAACTATAGAAAATAATGCAAAGGGGATTAAGGAATGCCGAGGGGGGTGGTATTTCAATTTTAAGAGGAAAATCATGATGACCTCATTaagaaggtgacatttaagcaaaGACTGGTTTTGTGTGTATGAGTGCATGTGTAACGTGTTTTTAAACTGCAAAAAGTTAAAAGTCTGATAGTATCCACAGGTAGGGACGGTACAGGGAAATTAGCACTGTTGTTAAGCTTTTTTAGAGGGATATTTTGCAGTACTGTATCTACTAAAACTAAATATGCACATTTTGACTCATAGTAATTGGTTCTAAAGAACAcaaatgtgtaaaaataaaagagtgtTCATTAAAGCATTGTGTTGAATAGCAAAATGTTCAGCAATAGATGAAGCTAACTAAATGTTCACCAGCAGATCAAAGGTTAAATAAATCATGGAACATccatagaatggaatactatgccaaATTAAAAAATGATGCAGATTGTCAAGGCATACTTTAAGAGAAAACATTAAAttacagaaaatgaaattattcttAGATTAATAGCACCAAACTTATAATGCTCACAGAATACAGTGTCAATTCATCATTTTTTGAAGGCCTTGGTTTAGGTAAATGGAAAATAATCTGCTGCTTCCTTTTCTTACACAGATTCTAAAGTTTGTAATTTCTCCCAGAGATAATAGTTTTGATGAATAGTGCATTCCAAAATCATGACAAGGTACGCAAACCTGTTGTAGCTATCTGAGCTGGATGTCTAAAATTAATGCTGAAAAACTTGAAGGAAAACCAAatctttatcatgaaatattttactCTGCTTTAGGAGTGAGAGTTAAAAGGCAGGTCTAGGATGGATTATTGCCTTCAAATCAATCATATACATTTGGCAAGTTAAAAATCCCTGGtgtgggggccgggcgcagtggctcacacctgtaatcccagcactttgggaggccaaggcggacggatcatgagggaggtcaggagatcgagaccatcctggctaacatggtgaaaccccgtctgtattaaaaatacaaaaaattagccgggcatagtggtgaacgcctgtagtcccagctactcgggaggctgaggcaggagaatggcgtgaacctgggaggcggagcttgcagtgagctgagatcacaccactgcactccagcctgggtgacagagcgagactccgtccccccacccccctcccccaaaaaaaatCCCTGGTGTGATTTAGTTGGATAACCAAACTAAATAATGGGTGTGAGACCAGACTAGATCACTGAAGTGTCCTTCTGAACTTGGAGAATGTATTATTAGTGGTCCTCAAATTTTCTACTTGCATACTCCCAAAGAGATTTTGGAAAACTAGGTATCACTTCATACATTGATGTTTAAACTTTTTATCATAAATTTAAAGGATATAATTTCcagcatatttaaaaataactgttacCTCAgtctttgcctttttatttttgaggcagagtcttgctctgtcacccaggctggagtgcagtggcgcgatcttggattactgcaagctccgcctcccaggttcatgccattctcctgcctcagcctcccgagtagctgggactacaggcgcctgccaccaagcccggctaatttgttttgtctatttctagtagagatggggtttcaccgtgttagccaggatggtcttgatctcctgacctcgtgatccgcccacctcggcctctcaaagtgctgggattacagaggtgaaccacggtgcctggcctcaTGCCTGGTATTTTAATGATCATCCTATCATACTTCTTTGctacaaaaatgtttataaatttaaactttaaaatattttggattcAGTTATTACAATTGGCATGAAATTGGTCAAAATGAATTACACATTGATAAAGTAATTGTTGAACACAAAAGTTATTGGCCATGTATCTGTTAATAAGAAGACAGCTTTATTTTCTCAATTAGTTCACGTATATACATGAACTAATTTACTTATTGCtacaattctattctattcttcctttttttttgagatggagtcttgctctgttgcccaggctggggtgcagtggcacaatctcggctcactgtaacctccgccacctggattcaagcaattatcctgcctcagactcccaagtagctgggattacaggcgcatgccaccatgcctggctaatttttgtattttcagtagagacggggtttcaccatgttggccaggctggtctcgaacttctgacctcaagtgatccgcccccattggcctcccaaagtgctgggattacaggcgtgagccaccgtgcccggccctattcTTCCATTTTTGTAGATGTAAACACTGATGTGAGAATGGGAGAATTTTTTTCAATCTTTGAACTTAAGTTATATGCTAACAATCACGTAGTGACCTATCaccaagaaataattttaaatgaccaGCAGACTACTCAATTAGGTATTCCTTCAGTATTGTTGAAAGCTGAGAACAGTCTCTTGACTTGCGAAAGCACTACTTACTTAATAATTAGCGAAGCCCTTAGTCTTTCTTACTTGAGTTACCAATGTTTCCTTGTCTCTGTGTTTAGCTCCTAAGACATGTTTATTTCCTGGAGCATTTTTGTCATAGTAAGATTCTTCCAGGCTAGAGAGATGCCTTTCCTTCATACATCCTTAGAAAAATAATTGTGGGACTGGTGCGATGGCTCGCatctggaatcctagcactttggaaggccaaagtaggaggactgcttgagtccagttcaagactagcctagacaacaaagcaagacctcatctctacaaaaaattaacaaaaattattcaggcatgaTGGAGTGTGCCtgttagtctcagctacttgggaggctgaggtgagggtaCTGCTTGAGCCCGAGTTTTaggttgcagtgagatatgatcacgccactgcattctagcttaGGTGACAAAGagcttgtctcaagaaaaaagaaagaaagaaaaatggtgaaAGGGGAGATAGGAAATGAGATGAAGCATGATGGTTTATCCACAGGTCCATTTCCTCAGGGAATGCATTATCAGCAGACACTACATATAAAAATTTAGGATCTGAAAATTGATTGTTCTTAACCTTGCTTGCTTGTATACCCCTCCGATTGTCTTCAGGCATCTTGAAGGATATGCAAATCCTGGTATAAAGGATGATGATTGATACAATAACCACGTTGTTCTTTGAGATGTTAATGGACTTTCTGATAAGATTCCACAGTTATTAAATTTGAGAAGCCCTGGGAAGGAAAaaagttaaactttctttttaatagcAGGACTGTTTAGAAACTTTAATATGCTAAAGTATGTGATACATTTCAAACAGGAGAGTTGAGTATATATTATTTCCTAAAGTTATGTGATTCTGGAATTCTTTAAAAGTGCAATTATGGGACCAGTATTGCCTAGAACACACTTTGTATTCCTAGGGCAATGTCACTTTCAATATGGCATATGCAGTAAGATGCTATATCTTAAGCACATTTAAGGAAAATACCAGTATTTATAAATAACTAATTTTGAAATTAGTAAAAGCTGTATTTCTTCTGAatgtaacatttattaaaatcaagTGAAGAATGACTTTTTTCTCTGTTAAGTGAAAAGTTTAGACCATCCTGGACAAAGCTGTCTTTTTATAAAggaattatttaaatatgaaaagataaaatcttGCAAAAGACTTGCAGACTTGGCAAAAATGACATCTTTTTCTCCTATCACAAGGATATCCTGATGTGGGGGTTTCTAGTGACACAAGTACAATATTTTGTGCCAAAATGTTAATTAATGGTTATTTATGGGCCTTATTTCTACTTTCTATTACATGAACATCCATTACTAAGAAAAGGTTAAGAACAAAACTGAAGTATTCAAATAGCAAGTCATCttatattgaaattttaattcAGCGTCAAACTTACTAAGGCATAGTCTCTAGGCTTGAGGATCCTGAAGGATGGgggtggaggaagaagaaaataggcACATAAGCGAAGAAACATAATGCAATATAAGTTCTATACTTAGAAGTATTTGTAAAAATGCCATGGGAACACAGACTAGGGAGCAATTGTGTCAGGTACAGATGATGGGGGGGAACTTTAGGTGCAGGTAACAACAGTTTGTGCAGAGGCATGAAGACAGGCAACACAAAGCACATGGTGCATTATGGGGGAGGCAaggaatgctaaaaaaaaaaaaaaaaaaaagagttacgaGCAACCTGTCTGGAAACAAACCCTAACCAAACTGCAATCAAATTGATTTTGAAGGAAATAAGGAGAaccactgaaatattttaagaatgagAATGACCTGAACAGATCTGAAATGTATTCAGGAGGACAGTTACAGGGCTATTTCAAATAGTTTAGGTGCAGGTGAAAAATTGGTGCTTCAACTGAGCACCTAGCTACACTGTGAAATCATAAAGCTAGGGAAAGACAAGATTTAAGGAAAAGCCGTGATGTGGTGGTGATTAACTCAGGCCAGCAAAACAATGATACCCTCAACAGATTTTCCATTAATCAGGCAAGCATCTTCATATAAACAACTTCAAACTGTAAAGACTaagatttatataattttgttatgAAAAggttggcctttttttttttttttttttgacagagtcttgctctggcaccaggctggagtgcagtggcgcgatctcggctcactgcgacccccacctcctgggttcaagcgattctccagcctcagcctcctgtgttgggattacaggcgtgtgccaccacacccagctaattttttgtatttttagtagagacggggcttcatcatgttggccaggatggtctcaatctcctgacctcgtgatccacccgccttggcctcccaaagtgctgggattacaggcatgagccaccatgcccggccagaaaagGTTGGCTCTTATGTCATCTTTTGAACTTCAATGTTGTGGACTTGCAGGAGACCTACAAGTGAAAGTCTTAGAAAAAGACAGAATCCTTCGCTAAGATCTTCCCTGCACACCTATTACGTATTTGGGAAAAGAGCCTAGCTCCTAGTTCTTTGTTCAAGAAAGTATAAGTCTTTACAGTAGACAGAAATTGTGAGTTGATAGGCCAAATTAATGCTGTACCTTGTATTCTATTTGGAAATAAACACTGGACAGTAAAGACTAGAGTGATAAACATGAGAATGATGTTGTTTTAGGTGACAACAAAAGCATTACTCTTTCAGAGTAGAAAACTAACAAATGTAACATAGAAATAATTTGGAACAATAAAGTACCTATAcgaacagatttttttctttcaacaaacaTACTAAATGTCTATAATGTACCAGCCGTAGCtaagtgagagagacagagtagGTAAGAACCAATTCCTTTCTTTGGTGGAGATGAGGTAGGGAATAAGACACacgtaaataaataattataattgaaTACAATGTACTTTAATAAAAGCATGCCTACTGTGCCTTAAGAAATGAAAACCATGAAAAACTTGGCTAAGAACAGGGGACAATGGGTGGTCTCTGAAGAATTATTATTAAACATGACATTGGAGCTAGTCCCAGAAAGCTGAATGGGGGTTTACTAGGCAGAGAAGGAGATGTATAGCAAGGGGCAGATGTTCTAGACAAAGTGAAAAATACGTTCAAATgaagaagcattaaaaaaaaaagtgttctgtcGGAGGAcatggctagagtgcagtgggtgTACAGTGTGCACCAGGTATTGTGGTGGGACTGACCAGCTGGAGGCCAGTTCACACTCAGTCTGCAACGCTGAATTTGGACTTCATATCCTATAGTCAGGAGGGAGCTAACTGGATGGTTCTGAGCAGTTACGTGACATGCTTCATGTTTTGGAAACACATATTCTtgacaaaataaaggaaaaatgagaagaGACACTAGAGGAAAGGAGATTAGTAAGGAAGCTATAATTGTTTAGGTAAGATGATGAAAGTATGAATTAAAGCAGTGATAACAGACACTAAGAGGAGAAGATATAAGAGGTAATTAAGGGTACAAGAAGTTGAGATTCAAACATCCTCCACCTTCCCACCCCCCCACCGCCAGTGGGTGATAAGGAAATGATCACAGACGAATGAAGTAAGCTAACATGATTGTGGATATACCCATATTAATTCATACTGGAAACACAGATGAGAAGGTTGAGAAGGAAGAGTAAAGACCATGAGTTCAGTTTAGATTCACAGAGTGTGGAAGTCCAAGAGGAAGGTAAAAAGGACTGGAGGCCCAGTGTCAACTGTACAGTAGTACAAGCTACAGAGGTGGATATAATCACTCAAGAAAAACATGGCAAGATGGTGAGTGGTGGGGTGATGGTACAAAGAAACAAGGGTCTAGTGTGGTGGTTGAAAGAAGCAGCTGAAGTCAGATTAGTCACTTAAATTACTTGATTTTCTGAGCCTTCGTTTCAACTGCAAGATAAAGCTTACAATGGCATCAACTTGAGATGGCTGGTGCATtaaagatataattcatataaagcCATTAGACCAAACCCTGCATGAGAGCTCAATGAATGTCAGCAATTCTTACCATAGTGTACCATTATAATGTTGGCATAAAATtagattttcaaaaaaataagtttattaacatgtattAGTTATAGAGGCTTATTACTAAAAATGCATGATGAAAAATCTATGGGcaagcaaaaatattttagaattctcCACCTCTTCTCTCAATACCCATACTCTTAAGAGTTATATTAAAGGCAGAATCGTTTAAATGTCAAGACATTTACCTTAGCTTCTTTCCTTTAGTTAGCTTAATGGTTCTTAAATTTTAGTTTGCTTAAGAATAACAATAGCAACACAATGTTTAGTACGAAGTCATGCATGTATTTCAACTAAGTAGATATTTTAAGGAATTTTCTGcagtaattttgaaaataacttttatcaCCATAACTGGTGATTTTAGAATTGAATTACCCATGTGCCCATCCACCTCCCACTGCATCTCCCAATTGCAGCGGGAGGTGAACGGGCACATGAGTAAAATTATATATTgggtacacatatatatatatatgatgaaattTAACAGACTTTTAAAACAAGGTTTAAGAAGAGTTATCTTGTCCGACATCATACAGTCGATAAGAAACAGGATTTGAACTCGGGTCTGCCTTACTCAAAGGCAAGGtctcttttcagttttctctATGTTGCATCTGTAGGATAGGGAGATCCCAAGCAGGTTTAGTACGGTGCTTCACTGAAGGAATATCAACATTCAAGAAGACGGTGGAGAGATAATCGTAGACTA
This genomic stretch from Pongo pygmaeus isolate AG05252 chromosome 8, NHGRI_mPonPyg2-v2.0_pri, whole genome shotgun sequence harbors:
- the BBIP1 gene encoding BBSome-interacting protein 1 isoform X1 — encoded protein: MLKAAAKRPELSGLLKFNNCGILSESPLTSQRTTWLLYQSSSFIPGFAYPSRCLKTIGGVYKQARKKHYIQQLRYGGSEVDVPGSSSKARAIVCGRYNDNGAV